The Candidatus Desulfofervidus auxilii DNA segment TGAGATATAGTATCAAGTTTGAGGTTCACATGTCAAGAAAAATTATTGTCCTAAATCCGTGATAACTTTAAAAGAAAACCCGCAAGTGGAGTAACTGACCTTACGCACATTATAAAAAATCATAAGTAATTTAACAAAAAGAACAAACGTTTAAATATGGTCTAAAAAATCCAAATTTCAAAATCCAAATGCCAAATGGCTTGATTTGACACCTGTCTGCGTGCGGACACGCACAGGCAGGTTTGAGCTTTGTCATTTGTCATTTTAAGATTTAATGTCCATCATTTGGATCTCCGTTAAAATTACTTTGACGAAGTCCTAGGTTGACACATAATGTATCTTCTGATACAAAAAATTCCAATGAAAGTGCCTGTAGCATATATTCCTAAGTGCCCTTTTTGCGGTGAACCTATTGAGCCTCCTAAAGAGGTGCCTTCTGCCAGAATCCTTGAATTTCCAAGGAATGTCTGCAAAAACTGTGGTGCGGTGTATGTTTATGATGCTACCGGACACAATCTTGGGGCTGCTTATGTTGAAGCCTTGGTCTTTGCCTGTGATGATGACTGGGATTTGGCATGGCAACTTTTACCAGAAGAGGATTATTTGGAGGGACGGATTGAACACTATGATGGAGTTACACATAAGGTTATTCAAGGTAATTTTTATCAAGAAAGATACATCAGAGGAGTGCTACTTTTCATAAAGTTACAGGAAGATATTCAGGAAGTGACTAATGAAGGGGTGAAGAAAAAGATAAGTTCACTTACCTATTCCTCAACTCCTAAACGTTCTCCCCGTTTTTCTAAAAAATTAGTGGAAGAGTTGGTAAAGGAAAACAATTTAGAAGAATTAGTTAATTTAGCTAAGGAAGATACAAGGGTGGTTACTGCCTTACAAAGGCTTCTTTATAGTGGGGATGAGCAGTTAAGGTGGCGAGCCATTAAGGCCTTGGGAGAGGTAAGTAAGGTTATAGTAAAGTTTAAGCCTAGTATAGTTACTAAATTTTTGCGCAATATCATCTATGCCCGTTCTGATTCGGCTGCTTCTAGTTGGGGGGCTATAGGGGCTACTGCCGAAATCATTAGTAACAACCCTGAAATATATAAAAATTTTATTCCCCCTTTTGTTTCTTTTTTAATAGATCAAGATTCTCGGAAAGAAGTATTGTGGGGCATTGGAAGAGTAGCTGAACGCGGGAGGCCTGATTTGGTCAAAAAAATTATCCCTGCGCTTTATAAACTAGTAACAGATGAAGACCCTAGCATCCGAGGGCATGCTGCGTGGTGTCTAGGGATATTTAAAGAAAAACCAGCCAAGCCTTTATTAGAAGATTTATTAGAAGATCAACATGTTATTCAAATCTTCATAGATGGAGACTTAAAGAAAAAGACTATAAGTGAGCTGGCGAGAAGAGCCATCCATCAAATAGAAGATGCATGAGCCTGCCATAGAGTATAATGTGGCTTCTCCTTATGGAAATCTCCCTGTTAATAAAGAAGATTTACATCTACCTTTAGAGGGGGATAAGGCGAGGACACCCTATAAAAGATATTTTGGAGCTATCAAGGCCTTTATTTCTAAAGACCATTATAAGTTTATCCTTAAGGTGCTTAAAGAACAATTAAGTCATTCTATAACTTTAGAGGAAATAGAAAAAATTATTATTAAGGCTCAAAAACACGGGGCGTTTTACCACCCTGCTAGTATAGAAATATTAATTAATAATAAGGCTATTAATTTGGGTGTTAATGTAGCTACAGAAAAAGATAAAATCCAGTGGTTAGAAAAGGAATTTTTTCTCCTAAAAAATTTTGAAAAAAACTTTAAAGATTTTTCTTACCTGCCG contains these protein-coding regions:
- a CDS encoding DVU0298 family protein; this encodes MKVPVAYIPKCPFCGEPIEPPKEVPSARILEFPRNVCKNCGAVYVYDATGHNLGAAYVEALVFACDDDWDLAWQLLPEEDYLEGRIEHYDGVTHKVIQGNFYQERYIRGVLLFIKLQEDIQEVTNEGVKKKISSLTYSSTPKRSPRFSKKLVEELVKENNLEELVNLAKEDTRVVTALQRLLYSGDEQLRWRAIKALGEVSKVIVKFKPSIVTKFLRNIIYARSDSAASSWGAIGATAEIISNNPEIYKNFIPPFVSFLIDQDSRKEVLWGIGRVAERGRPDLVKKIIPALYKLVTDEDPSIRGHAAWCLGIFKEKPAKPLLEDLLEDQHVIQIFIDGDLKKKTISELARRAIHQIEDA